The DNA region GGACAAGGTATCGACCTTGTCCTTCGACAATTACAACTATCTCATCGATGATCCGCTGTATTTCAACGCCTATGTCTCGAGCGTCGTCATTGCCGGGATTTCGACTTTTCTCACACTGCTCATCGCTTATCCGATCGCCTATGGCATGGCGCAGGCCCCGCGCAGCATTCGCCCGACACTGCTCATGCTCGTTATCCTGCCGTTCTGGACGAGCTTCCTGATCCGCGTCTACGCCTGGATCGCGATCCTGAAGCCGGAAGGCTTGCTGAACCAGGTGCTGCTCGCCAGCGGCATCATCGACAGTCCGCTCATCATCCTGAACACCAACATCGCGGTCTATATCGGCATCATATACTCCTACCTGCCGTTCATGGTGCTGCCACTCTATTCCTCGCTGGAGAAGATGGACGGCACCTTGGTCGAGGCCGCGCAGGATCTCGGCTGCCCGCCGATCACGGCCTTCTGGCGCGTCACGTTCCGACTGTCGCTACCCGGTGTTATCGCCGGCTGCATGCTGGTTTTCATCCCGGCCGTCGGCGAATTCGTCATCCCCGACTTGCTCGGCGGATCGCAGACGCTGATGATCGGCAAGACGCTTTGGAGCGAGTTCAATTCGAACCGCGATTGGCCGGTCTCCTCCGCGGTGGCGACGATCCTGCTTTTGATCCTGGTGATCCCGATCGTCTTCTTCCAGAACGCGCAAGCCAAAGCCGACGAGCAGGGGAGGTAAGCCATGCTGCAATGGACCCGCTTCAATATCGTCTCGATCACGCTCGGCTTTGCCTTCCTCTATCTGCCGATCGTGCTGCTCGTGATCTTCTCGTTCAACGAGTCGAAACTCGTCACCGTCTGGGGCGGCTTCTCGACGAAATGGTACACGCAGTTGCTGTATAATCAGGCGCTGCTCGATGCCGCCTGGGTGACGGTGCGCGTCGGCGTGCTCTCCGCCACGCTGGCGACGGTTCTCGGCACGCTCGCGGCGCTCACGCTCGTGCGCTATCGGCGCTTTCGCGGCCGCATGCTTTTCTCAGGGATGGTCTACGCGCCGCTCGTCATGCCGGAGGTGATTACGGGTCTTTCGCTGCTCCTGCTCTTCGTGGCGATCGGATTTGACCGTGGCTTTTGGACGATCACGCTGGCGCATACGACGCTGACGATGTGCTTCGTGGCGGTCGTCGTGCAGTCGCGCTTGGTGAGTTTCGATCATTCGATCGAAGAAGCGGCGCAGGACCTCGGCGCTCCGCCGGTTCGGACTTTCTTCGAGGTGACGCTGCCGATCATTGCGCCTGCCGTCTTCTCTGGCTGGATTCTGGCCTTTACGCTGTCGCTCGACGACCTTGTGATTGCGAGCTTTACGTCAGGTCCGGGCGCCACGACCCTGCCGATGCGAATTTATAGCCAGGTCCGTCTTGGCGTGACCCCTGAAATCAACGCGGTCTGCACGATCCTGATCGGCGTCGTGACGTTTGGCGTCATCTGCGCCTCGATCGTAACCAAGCGCCGCGAGGTGCAGCGGGAGCGCGATGAGCGTACGGCGGCGAACGCCGCCTGAATCACTGGACGCCGGGAGCCTGCTGATCGATCACCGGCACCGGCGAAATCACCGGATTCGGCCAAGAGCCGCCGACGAAGAACGGCAGGGGCGGCAATTCTGCCGTTTTGGCGGCATCCGTCGCCTGCAGCGATCCGGAAAGGGCCAGTCCGTTGGATTCATATGGGATGATGCCCGAAAGGGTCAGCGTCTCGTCTGCGCCTTGAACGCTGACGCCGCGAAGCTCCGCCGAGCCATCCGCGAGGGTAGCGCTTATGTCGATACCGTTGAAGTCGAATGCCCGGCCCGAAACGGCACTCAGCGGGAAGAATTTCTGCAGCGCGGCCTGGCTTCGGATGGCTTCGGCGTCAAGACCGGCAATCGAGCCCGCGTTGCCATGGAACGTCAGCTGTCCGCTCACGTCGGCAGCGCCTGCCGTCCAGATTGGCTTGCTGGTTTTCAGCGAAATGTCGAGCGATCCGCTCGCGAGCGGTAGCGGACCCTTCAACTGTAGCCGCTCGGTCAACCCCGCAAAATCGGCGCCGCGGATCAAAACTTGCAGCTTGCCGCCGCCGTCGAAGTCCCCGCGCATTGCCTCGAGATGCGCCGTCATTTCGCCGCCTTCGAACTGGCTGTCGCCGATATCGAATTTGGCCTCGTTGCTGGAAACGATGATGCTTGCCCCGACATCGGAGAGCTGGAAAGGCGGAAGCTGCATTCCCTTGGCGGAAAGCCTGAGGTCGACATCAAGCTTTTGCAGCGGACCGCCGTCTTCCGGCGCGCCTGCCTCGCCAGCGGCCAGACGAAGGGCAAAGGCGTCGAAGAAGGGCTTGAGGTTCATATGGTCGAAGGCCAGCGTGCCGCCGAGCTTTGCC from Rhizobium sullae includes:
- a CDS encoding ABC transporter permease subunit, producing the protein MGKLGSAIYSRLVIIIPYAWLLIFFLAPFFIVFRISMSTTAIAMPPYMPVFSPGDGWAGFWDKVSTLSFDNYNYLIDDPLYFNAYVSSVVIAGISTFLTLLIAYPIAYGMAQAPRSIRPTLLMLVILPFWTSFLIRVYAWIAILKPEGLLNQVLLASGIIDSPLIILNTNIAVYIGIIYSYLPFMVLPLYSSLEKMDGTLVEAAQDLGCPPITAFWRVTFRLSLPGVIAGCMLVFIPAVGEFVIPDLLGGSQTLMIGKTLWSEFNSNRDWPVSSAVATILLLILVIPIVFFQNAQAKADEQGR
- a CDS encoding ABC transporter permease yields the protein MLQWTRFNIVSITLGFAFLYLPIVLLVIFSFNESKLVTVWGGFSTKWYTQLLYNQALLDAAWVTVRVGVLSATLATVLGTLAALTLVRYRRFRGRMLFSGMVYAPLVMPEVITGLSLLLLFVAIGFDRGFWTITLAHTTLTMCFVAVVVQSRLVSFDHSIEEAAQDLGAPPVRTFFEVTLPIIAPAVFSGWILAFTLSLDDLVIASFTSGPGATTLPMRIYSQVRLGVTPEINAVCTILIGVVTFGVICASIVTKRREVQRERDERTAANAA